Proteins encoded together in one Salvelinus namaycush isolate Seneca chromosome 26, SaNama_1.0, whole genome shotgun sequence window:
- the LOC120020947 gene encoding beta-crystallin B1-like: protein MSQTAKSASSQGTDVKDKGAPAPAATSKATKTGEPSVGNFRIMLFDQENFQGRMMEIQNECMNVCERGMDRVRSIIVECGPFVAFEQTNFRGEMFILEKGEYPRWDTWSNSYRSDCLMSLRPIRMDSLEHKICLFELSDFKGNKMEIQEDDVPTLWAHGFTDRVGSVRVPGGVWVGYQYPGYRGYQYLFECGDYRHYNEFCAFQPQIQSMRRVRDMQFHQRGCFNLTSASK from the exons ATGTCTCAGACCGCCAAGTCCGCCTCCAGCCAGGGCACTGATGTCAAGGACAAGGGAGCCCCTGCCCCCGCTGCCACTAGCAAAGCCACTAAGACCGGAGAACCCAGCGTCGGAAACTTCCGA ATCATGCTGTTCGACCAGGAGAACTTCCAGGGCAGAATGATGGAGATCCAGAATGAGTGCATGAACGTGTGTGAACGCGGCATGGACAGAGTGCGCAGTATCATCGTTGAGTGCGGCCC CTTTGTTGCCTTTGAGCAGACTAACTTCCGTGGGGAGATGTTTATCCTGGAGAAGGGAGAGTACCCTCGCTGGGATACCTGGAGCAACTCTTACCGTAGCGACTGCCTCATGTCCCTCAGGCCCATCCGCATG GACAGCCTGGAGCACAAGATCTGTCTGTTTGAGCTCTCCGACTTCAAGGGCAATAAGATGGAGATCCAGGAGGATGACGTGCCCACCCTCTGGGCGCACGGCTTCACCGACAGAGTGGGCAGCGTGAGGGTGCCCGGCGGAGt gTGGGTGGGTTACCAGTACCCCGGATACAGAGGCTACCAGTACCTATTTGAGTGTGGTGACTACAGACACTACAACGAGTTCTGTGCCTTCCAGCCTCAGATCCAGTCAATGCGTCGCGTCAGGGACATGCAGTTCCACCAGCGTGGTTGCTTCAACCTCACCTCCGCCAGCAAGTGA
- the LOC120021289 gene encoding jeltraxin-like, which yields MISVLLNVLVLMSVWGLTGARYRTTPSGPSTLDLRGQVFTVTYRGELTMYTDAISPSPSPYSSPSPSPDSSPSPSPYSSPSPYSSPSPSPYSSPSASPSSSTTLNPYTSYPYTTSSPTPSALTVCLRYMAEEGKDLTLFSLTQGNYWNLLLKRYYGMDHLSIYSSSQDFRSYKLLMGVTEPRPWTSLCVTWEKKTGLAQVWRGGTVSVRKRVFGQVTNGPPVLKVYKFEGQVTDVEVWDRVLSPRWIMGYMCGWQSYWSYSPGNVLTWSKAIYSTNGEIFLEENTYNSDHQSIRGHDQRPGPMKRKTKRKFEWRKSENAEQRQRAWL from the exons ATGATTTCGGTGCTGCTTAACGTTCTTGTGCTGATGTCGGTGTGGGGCCTAACTGGGGCAAGATATCGAACAACCCCATCAG GCCCCTCCACCTTAGACCTGCGTGGTCAGGTGTTTACAGTGACATATAGAGGGGAACTCACCATGTACACAGATGCgatctctccctcgccctctccctactcctctccctccccttctcccgactcctctccctccccttctccctactcctctccctccccttactcctctccctccccttctccctactCATCTCCCTCTGCTTCTCCTTCCTCATCCACCACCTTGAATCCCTACACCTCGTATCCCTACACtacctcctctcccactccctctgctctgactgtgtgtcTGCGTTACATGGCCGAGGAGGGAAAAGACTTGACTCTCTTCAGCCTCACTCAGGGGAACTACTGGAACCTTTTACTGAAAAGGTATTATGGGATGGACCACCTCTCCATCTATTCCTCCTCCCAGGACTTTCGCTCCTATAAGCTGCTCATGGGCGTCACAGAGCCACGCCCCTGGACCAGCCTGTGTGTTACCTGGGAGAAAAAGACAGGCCTGGCCCAGGTGTGGAGAGGCGGGACTGTCAGCGTCAGGAAGAGGGTGTTTGGCCAG gtgaccaATGGGCCTCCTGTCTTGAAAGTGTATAAGTTTGAGGGTCAGGTAACTGACGTGGAAGTGTGGGACAGAGTCCTCTCCCCAAGATGGATAATGGGCTACATGTGTGGGTGGCAGTCCTACTGGTCCTACAGCCCTGGTAATGTGCTGACCTGGTCCAAGGCCATCTACTCCACCAATGGAGAGATCTTTCTGGAGGAAAACACTTATAACTCTGACCATCAGTCTATCAGAGGCCACGACCAGCGCCCAGGACCAATGAAAAGGAAGACAAAGAGAAAGTTTGAATGGAGGAAGAGTGAGAATGCAGAGCAGAGACAGAGGGCATGGCTGTAG
- the LOC120021757 gene encoding short-chain specific acyl-CoA dehydrogenase, mitochondrial-like: MAALFKARKALGLCVSGCRSLSSLAELPEMHQMMRQTCRDYADRELAPIAGKLDKEHLFPAQQVLGAMGVMAVEVPEELGGAGMDYLAYSLAVEEISRGCGSTGCVVSVNNSLYIGPILKFGTQEQKDQWITPFTTGEKVGCFALSEPGNGSDAGAASTLARQEGGEWVLNGTKAWISNCWDASATVVFATTDKSLKHKGISAFLVPMPHPGLSLGKKEDKLGIRATSTANLILEDCRIPLGNMLGPRGSGFKIAMQTLDGGRIGIASQALGIAQAALDGAADYAHKLTTFRAPIGKLQAVQFKLADMAVAVESARLLTWKAAMLKDANKPFTKEAAMAKLSASEVATFCGHRAIQVLGGMGYVTDMPAERHYRDARITEIYEGTSEIQRLVIAGQLLKEYVP, encoded by the exons ATGGCAGCACTTTTCAAAGCGAGAAAAG CTCTTGGCCTGTGTGTCAGTGGCTGTAGATCTCTGTCCTCGCTAGCTGAGCTACCAGAGATGCATCAGATGATGAGACAGACCTGTAGAGACTATGCAGACAGAGAACTGGCTCCTATAGCGGGCAAACTAGACAAGGAGCACCTCTTTCCCGCCCAACAG GTGCTGGGTGCTATGGGGGTGATGGCTGTCGAGGTTCCTGAGGAGCTGGGAGGAGCAGGTATGGATTACCTGGCCTACTCTCTGGCCGTGGAGGAGATCAGTAGGGGGTGCGGCAGCACTGGATGTGTGGTCTCTGTCAACAAC tctttGTACATAGGGCCGATATTGAAGTTTGGAACACAGGAGCAGAAGGATCAGTGGATCACCCCTTTCACAACCGGAGAGAAAGTTGGCTGCTTCGCTCTGAGtgaaccag gtaATGGTAGTGATGCAGGGGCAGCGTCTACATTAGCCAGACAGGAGGGAGGGGAGTGGGTACTGAACGGGACTAAAGCCTGGATCAGCAACTGCTGGGATGCCTCAGCTACTGTGGTATTCGCTACCACCGACAAGTCACTCAAACACAAG ggTATCAGTGCATTCCTGGTGCCCATGCCTCACCCTGGCCTTTCCCTGGGGAAGAAGGAGGACAAGCTGGGCATCAGAGCAACCTCCACGGCCAACCTCATCCTGGAGGACTGTAGGATACCCCTGGGAAACATGCTGGGGCCACGAGGGTCTGGCTTCAAGATAGCCATG CAAACCCTGGACGGTGGGCGTATTGGTATAGCTTCCCAGGCTCTGGGTATTGCTCAGGCTGCTCTGGACGGTGCTGCGGACTACGCTCACAAACTCACCACCTTCAGAGCTCCCATTGGCAAGCTGCAGGCCGTACAG TTCAAGCTGGCGGACATGGCTGTAGCTGTTGAAAGCGCTCGTCTCCTCACCTGGAAGGCTGCAATGCTAAAAGACGCCAATAAACCCTTcaccaag GAAGCGGCGATGGCCAAACTATCAGCGTCGGAGGTCGCTACCTTCTGCGGCCATCGGG CGATCCAGGTTCTTGGGGGAATGGGTTACGTGACGGACATGCCAGCAGAGAGGCACTACCGCGACGCGCGAATCACTGAGATCTACGAGGGCACCAGTGAGATCCAGAGACTGGTGATAGCCGGGCAGCTGCTGAAGGAGTATGTGCCATAG